A single Pseudomonas sp. DC1.2 DNA region contains:
- the dapA gene encoding 4-hydroxy-tetrahydrodipicolinate synthase, which translates to MIAGSMVALVTPMDAQGRLDWDSLSKLVDFHLQNGTHAIVAVGTTGESATLDVNEHIEVIRRVVTQVAGRIPVIAGTGANSTREAIELTTNAKNAGADACLLVTPYYNKPTQEGLYQHFKAIAEAVDIPQILYNVPGRTACDMQADTVIRLSTVKNIIGIKEATGDLSRAKAIIDGVSKDFLVISGDDATAVELILLGGKGNISVTANVAPREMADLCNAALKGDAVTARAIHEKLMPLNKTLFIESNPIPVKFALHEMGLMPDGIRLPLTWLSTACHEPLRQAMRQSGVLV; encoded by the coding sequence ATGATTGCGGGCAGTATGGTGGCACTGGTCACACCCATGGATGCACAGGGTCGTCTCGATTGGGACAGCCTGAGCAAACTGGTGGACTTTCACCTGCAAAACGGCACCCACGCTATCGTGGCAGTCGGCACCACAGGTGAATCGGCCACTCTTGACGTGAACGAGCACATTGAAGTGATTCGTCGCGTGGTGACCCAGGTAGCAGGGCGCATCCCTGTGATCGCCGGTACTGGCGCCAACTCGACGCGCGAAGCCATCGAGTTGACCACCAATGCGAAGAACGCCGGCGCTGATGCCTGCCTGCTGGTGACGCCCTACTATAACAAGCCGACCCAGGAAGGCTTGTACCAGCATTTCAAGGCTATCGCCGAAGCTGTCGATATTCCGCAGATCCTTTACAACGTGCCTGGCCGTACTGCATGCGACATGCAGGCCGACACAGTAATTCGTCTGTCGACCGTGAAAAACATCATCGGTATCAAGGAAGCCACCGGCGACTTGAGCCGGGCCAAGGCCATCATCGACGGTGTCAGCAAAGACTTCCTGGTGATCTCTGGCGATGACGCCACCGCAGTCGAGCTGATTCTGCTCGGCGGCAAAGGCAACATCTCGGTGACCGCCAACGTCGCCCCGCGCGAGATGGCAGACCTGTGCAACGCTGCGCTCAAGGGTGATGCCGTCACGGCCCGGGCGATTCATGAAAAACTGATGCCGCTCAATAAAACCCTGTTTATCGAATCCAACCCTATCCCCGTGAAATTTGCACTGCATGAAATGGGCTTGATGCCGGACGGTATCCGTCTGCCGCTCACCTGGCTCAGCACTGCCTGTCACGAACCGCTGCGGCAGGCCATGCGCCAGTCCGGCGTCCTGGTTTAA
- the bamC gene encoding outer membrane protein assembly factor BamC, with amino-acid sequence MKRMAGLSALALIISSTSGCGWVWGPEGYFRDRGSDYLGAQQTAPMQLPPDVHTSKRLDPLLPIPRNVADDTTKGEYIVPRPQPLSAIADASDYTLQKSGDSRWVMGQHPPAEVWPVAVQFFQDNGFRLDEQRPQTGEFTTTWQHSTELSAAMSKRMLAAGIASESETRVRVRIEPGVQRNTSEIYVVSAQRPSGSTANVDFTNRSVNTGLDAALVDDMLASMSRISEKGGSVSMLASRDFDTPSRVSLSEDGSGNPVLSLGPDLDRAWSSVGRALDQGEWRVEDINRSLGLYYINLSEKAEKKDEKPGFFSGLFGSAPTKEAVEARAERYQVRLSKVGENVQVTVEKNINTVAPAEVARKVLSVIQDNLG; translated from the coding sequence ATGAAGCGAATGGCCGGACTTTCCGCACTTGCCTTGATTATCTCCAGCACCAGTGGCTGCGGATGGGTCTGGGGCCCGGAAGGTTACTTCCGCGACCGGGGTAGCGATTACCTGGGCGCGCAACAGACTGCACCGATGCAACTGCCACCGGATGTCCACACCTCCAAGCGCCTCGATCCGCTGTTGCCGATCCCGCGCAACGTGGCCGATGACACCACCAAGGGTGAGTACATTGTTCCGCGTCCACAGCCGCTGTCGGCGATTGCCGACGCCAGCGACTACACCCTTCAAAAGAGCGGTGATTCGCGGTGGGTCATGGGCCAGCATCCTCCGGCCGAAGTCTGGCCAGTGGCTGTGCAGTTCTTCCAGGACAACGGTTTTCGTCTAGACGAACAACGTCCGCAAACGGGTGAGTTCACGACGACCTGGCAGCATTCCACTGAGCTGTCTGCCGCGATGTCCAAGCGCATGCTGGCAGCCGGTATCGCTTCTGAGAGCGAAACACGTGTGCGGGTCCGCATTGAACCGGGCGTGCAGCGCAACACCAGCGAAATCTATGTGGTCAGCGCCCAGCGTCCCTCGGGCAGCACCGCCAACGTCGACTTCACCAACCGTTCGGTGAACACTGGCCTGGACGCGGCGCTGGTGGATGACATGCTCGCGAGCATGAGCCGCATTTCGGAGAAGGGAGGTTCGGTCTCCATGCTGGCTTCCCGTGATTTCGATACGCCTAGCCGTGTCAGCTTGAGCGAAGACGGTAGCGGCAACCCGGTATTGAGCCTCGGCCCTGACCTGGATCGCGCCTGGTCGAGTGTCGGTCGTGCTCTGGATCAGGGCGAATGGCGTGTTGAAGACATCAACCGCAGTCTGGGTCTGTACTACATCAACCTGTCTGAAAAAGCCGAGAAAAAAGACGAGAAGCCTGGCTTCTTCAGTGGCCTCTTCGGCAGCGCGCCGACCAAAGAAGCTGTTGAAGCCCGCGCCGAGCGTTATCAGGTTCGCCTGAGCAAGGTCGGCGAGAACGTCCAGGTTACTGTTGAGAAAAACATCAACACCGTGGCGCCGGCAGAAGTCGCTCGCAAAGTGTTGAGTGTGATTCAGGACAATCTGGGCTGA
- a CDS encoding MBL fold metallo-hydrolase translates to MRFAVLGSGSQGNGTLIASDDTYVLVDCGFSLRETEKRLLRLGVNPEQLSAILVTHEHADHVHGVGLLSRRYNLPVYLSRGTLRGMRKPIEPAGFLAGGEQLQVGALHIEVIAVAHDAQEPTQYVFNDGERRFGLLTDLGSYCSKVLDGYRDLDALMIESNHCRDMLARGHYPYFLKQRVGGELGHLNNHQAAFLVAELGWQGLQHLVLAHLSSKNNLPQLARQCFVDTLGCDPDWLQLADQDSGLDWRHIA, encoded by the coding sequence ATGCGTTTTGCCGTTCTCGGCAGCGGTAGCCAAGGGAACGGCACGCTGATAGCCAGCGATGACACTTACGTGCTGGTGGATTGTGGTTTCTCCCTGCGAGAGACCGAAAAACGCCTGCTGCGCCTGGGTGTAAACCCGGAGCAGTTGAGCGCGATACTCGTAACCCACGAACATGCCGACCACGTGCATGGCGTGGGTTTGCTGTCTCGGCGCTACAATCTGCCTGTCTACCTTAGTCGTGGCACCCTGCGCGGGATGCGCAAACCAATAGAGCCCGCAGGCTTTCTGGCCGGCGGCGAGCAACTGCAAGTCGGCGCCCTGCACATCGAAGTCATTGCCGTGGCTCACGATGCGCAGGAACCGACGCAGTACGTTTTCAATGACGGTGAGCGGCGCTTCGGCCTGTTAACCGACTTGGGCTCGTATTGCAGCAAGGTACTGGATGGCTATCGGGACCTCGATGCGTTGATGATCGAGTCCAACCACTGCCGTGACATGCTGGCTCGCGGTCACTATCCCTATTTCCTGAAGCAGCGGGTGGGTGGTGAGCTGGGACATTTGAACAACCACCAGGCGGCATTCCTGGTGGCCGAGTTGGGCTGGCAAGGCCTGCAACATCTGGTCCTGGCCCATTTGAGCAGCAAGAACAACCTGCCGCAGCTGGCCCGTCAATGTTTTGTCGACACCCTTGGGTGCGACCCGGACTGGCTGCAACTGGCCGATCAAGATTCAGGGCTCGACTGGCGACACATCGCCTAG
- the purC gene encoding phosphoribosylaminoimidazolesuccinocarboxamide synthase produces MEKREELYRGKAKSVFKTDDADRLILLFRNDTSAFDGKRIEQLDRKGMVNNKFNAFIMQKLEAAGVPTQFDKLLGDNECLVKKLDMIPVECVVRNYAAGSLVKRLGVEEGLKLNPYTFELFLKDDAKGDPFINESHVVAFGWGTAEQLVRMKELSLKVNEVLSKLFDDAGLLLVDFKLEFGVFSDGSIVLGDEFSPDGCRLWDKATGKKMDKDRFRQGLGDVIEAYEEVANRLGVPL; encoded by the coding sequence ATGGAAAAACGTGAAGAACTCTACCGCGGCAAAGCCAAATCGGTATTCAAGACCGACGACGCTGACCGTTTGATCCTGCTGTTTCGTAACGACACCTCGGCGTTCGACGGCAAGCGTATTGAACAGCTCGACCGCAAAGGCATGGTGAACAACAAGTTCAATGCCTTCATCATGCAAAAACTCGAAGCAGCCGGCGTGCCGACTCAGTTCGACAAACTGCTGGGTGACAACGAATGCCTGGTGAAAAAACTCGACATGATCCCGGTCGAGTGCGTCGTGCGTAACTACGCAGCTGGCAGCCTGGTCAAGCGTCTTGGCGTTGAAGAAGGCCTGAAGCTCAACCCGTACACCTTTGAATTGTTCCTGAAGGACGACGCCAAGGGCGACCCGTTCATCAACGAATCCCATGTCGTAGCGTTCGGTTGGGGCACTGCTGAGCAACTGGTTCGCATGAAAGAACTGTCGCTCAAGGTCAACGAAGTCCTGAGCAAACTGTTCGATGATGCTGGCCTGCTGCTGGTCGACTTCAAACTTGAATTCGGCGTGTTCTCCGATGGCTCCATTGTTCTGGGCGATGAATTCAGCCCGGACGGTTGCCGTCTGTGGGACAAGGCTACCGGCAAGAAAATGGACAAAGACCGCTTCCGCCAAGGTCTCGGTGACGTCATCGAAGCCTACGAAGAAGTCGCTAATCGTCTGGGCGTACCGCTTTAA
- a CDS encoding EAL domain-containing response regulator: MHPVRILVLENQSFQRSSVVIALERLGLTGVLQASTDKDAMALMRMQGSVDIAICDVSHTCMDYLAFLRRASQFGMVRAMVLYGDLGPESYRAVEQMASLSGLELLGALSKPIQLRPLQKTLRRYSNRCLVPQPATKSVIELPTEDDIHRGLALGEFNAYFQPKCVLASGAMVGAEVLARWQHPTKGLLLPKDFLAAVLAYDLIDEVFKQLLEQGLSLQSVLRRQGQRLELAFNLHASQLMRDGLTKHIHQRLAYHELSGSDLMFEVAENGLLEMQQATQTGLMRLRMMGCGLAIDDFGAGFSSMKLLCLLPFTQIKLDAEFVQSLQKTESKAVIASTQALAKSLNMELVIQGISQQLEHLQLLEMGCLFGQGFYYRRPMSAHALMSWLKVLNGRV; encoded by the coding sequence ATGCATCCAGTACGCATTCTTGTCCTAGAAAACCAATCTTTTCAGCGTAGCTCGGTGGTTATAGCCCTAGAGCGACTTGGTCTAACCGGGGTTCTGCAGGCAAGCACCGATAAAGATGCCATGGCCCTCATGCGCATGCAGGGGAGCGTAGATATCGCGATCTGCGACGTGTCCCACACCTGCATGGATTACCTGGCTTTTTTGCGCCGCGCGAGCCAGTTTGGGATGGTGCGGGCCATGGTGCTTTACGGCGACCTCGGCCCCGAATCCTATCGCGCGGTGGAGCAAATGGCTTCGTTGTCAGGTCTGGAGTTACTCGGCGCGTTGAGCAAGCCGATACAATTACGACCGTTGCAGAAAACCCTGCGACGCTACAGCAACAGATGTCTGGTTCCACAGCCTGCGACAAAATCGGTCATCGAGCTGCCGACTGAAGACGACATCCATCGAGGCCTCGCGCTAGGCGAATTTAACGCCTACTTTCAACCAAAGTGCGTATTGGCCAGCGGCGCAATGGTCGGTGCCGAGGTACTAGCTCGTTGGCAGCACCCGACAAAGGGGCTGCTGCTACCTAAAGATTTTTTGGCGGCAGTACTGGCTTACGACTTGATTGACGAAGTATTTAAACAGCTACTTGAACAAGGCTTGAGCTTACAGTCGGTGTTGCGCCGTCAGGGGCAGCGTCTTGAACTTGCCTTTAATCTTCATGCGTCGCAGTTGATGCGCGATGGATTGACCAAGCACATTCATCAACGGCTGGCTTACCACGAGTTATCGGGCTCGGACTTGATGTTCGAAGTGGCCGAAAACGGCCTTTTGGAAATGCAGCAAGCCACACAGACCGGGCTAATGCGGCTGCGCATGATGGGGTGTGGGTTAGCCATTGATGACTTCGGCGCCGGGTTTTCGTCGATGAAGCTCTTGTGTTTGCTACCCTTTACCCAAATTAAGCTCGACGCAGAGTTCGTTCAAAGTCTGCAGAAGACGGAAAGTAAGGCGGTCATTGCCAGCACCCAGGCATTGGCTAAGTCATTGAACATGGAGCTAGTGATACAAGGTATCAGTCAACAGCTCGAACACTTGCAGCTACTGGAAATGGGCTGTTTATTCGGGCAGGGTTTTTACTACCGTCGCCCCATGAGCGCACATGCGTTGATGTCATGGTTGAAAGTGCTAAACGGACGTGTATGA
- a CDS encoding response regulator transcription factor, with protein MYKAMIVDDHPVIRSTMKMILKVENFEVVAEADNGADAVQLARQHVPDLIILDISMPKLDGLEALSRITALKLSIKVLVMTSQSPVFYAMRCMKAGAAGYVSKTDEITDVVKAISSIMSGYTFFPNLTVNSVRRDDVQATELKLIESLSDRELAILQQLALGWSNKEIGDAMLLSNKTVSTYKARLIEKLNMKSLVHLSGFAKRNELI; from the coding sequence ATGTACAAAGCCATGATTGTGGATGATCATCCGGTCATTCGTTCCACAATGAAAATGATCCTCAAAGTTGAAAATTTTGAGGTGGTTGCTGAGGCCGATAACGGTGCGGACGCTGTGCAGCTTGCTCGTCAGCATGTTCCGGACTTGATCATCCTCGACATCTCCATGCCTAAGCTGGATGGTCTGGAAGCGTTAAGCAGAATCACTGCGCTCAAACTTTCGATAAAAGTGCTGGTAATGACCTCTCAGTCGCCGGTCTTTTACGCAATGCGTTGCATGAAGGCGGGCGCCGCTGGGTATGTCTCTAAAACAGACGAAATCACCGACGTCGTGAAGGCCATCAGTTCAATTATGTCTGGCTATACGTTTTTTCCGAACCTGACGGTCAATTCCGTGCGCCGCGACGATGTGCAGGCCACAGAGCTTAAGTTGATCGAGAGTTTGTCTGACCGTGAGTTAGCGATACTGCAGCAGCTTGCCTTGGGCTGGAGCAATAAAGAAATTGGCGACGCGATGCTCCTCAGCAACAAGACCGTCAGTACCTATAAAGCGCGCTTGATAGAAAAGCTGAACATGAAGTCGTTGGTGCATTTATCAGGGTTCGCTAAACGTAACGAATTGATCTAA
- a CDS encoding transporter substrate-binding domain-containing protein: MSAFFRVNLALVLLACYAVMVTPVAAAADSLRLIGRSKIEESGPKLDESDWRWLRQKGTLRLGYSRPDYPPFDIVSNVTSSLEGISADFAVLMSDLLRVKIEVRRYDSRAEVIQALKSNEVDLLGTANGYEASDPGLELSVPYAEDQPTLVTRSSETQKLAPDLAGKRVSMLYHYLPVETVQAYYPKAEIKVYPSIISAVGAVAFDQADVFLGDSISANYLINNDFLNNVQLVGFSLLESNNFSFAVARTNSRLLRVLNAALAAIPANERITIMRRWGAGASGLHASERPQFTALEQSWLDAHPRLKVVINDDFLPLTFLDNNGTFQGISADVLAKVSLRTGLKFDVQMGTSVSDLINQVKTGKADIIAAFTSSVEREAEVHFTRAYVSTPLVLVSRTDTVDVPTLVELAGKSIAIVRGNFAIDYIRTNYPTVRIVEAGNATETMEQVAQGKVDAAVLPLISARYMISHLYRNQLQVTSTVGIYPARMSFSTNRGAVELNSILEKALLSIPPEEMTEVTNRWRNEAVVNDSFWLRNRSAIIPGFFIAAALLIVALLWIANLRRLIRQRQLAELALSDQNEFMRVLLDGTPHPIYVRDRAGRLISCNSAYLDIFRTRREDLIGKTILEGRLLSSADSLSYHNEYLELMAAGESRLMDRSLTLADGRVLLNYHWMLPYRGTDGSVIGLIAGWIDISDRHRLLEQLQDAKGLAEDANKAKTTFLATMSHEIRTPMNAVIGMLELAMKKAAQGVLDRFAIEVASNAARGLLDLIGDILDIARIESGHLSLNPERANLREQVESVARIFEGLARQKRLHLLLNLDFEANRDVLIDPLRFKQILSNLLSNSIKFTTEGEVRLTLQVLSGSEPNNRNIRLIVEDTGMGISVEDQQRLFSPFVQGSNNNQSARGGSGLGLVISRTLCEMMGGELRLTSALGKGTRIEVLFNLKTLEPLVQSQAAILELAPQTQILTVLVVDDYPANRLLLSQQLGYLGHKVHDAQDGAHGLRAWRNNHFDVVITDCNMPIMNGYDLTRAIRAEELARGGPPCVIFGFTANAQPDEKGRCLDAGMDDCLFKPISLESLSLRLSSVRPNKQLTMIGDAFPSVAGVIDLTSIEQLTRGDASAMNALLRDLADSNDQDLIRLAEVSEAQDCQGLDDLAHRVKGGARIIKAWALIEACEQLEVICRESDTDYQALTLAIEELDHQMQELAATLKQHCFEA, from the coding sequence ATGAGTGCATTTTTTAGGGTCAATTTGGCGCTGGTATTGTTAGCGTGTTACGCAGTTATGGTAACGCCCGTTGCTGCAGCGGCGGATTCTCTCCGGCTGATTGGTCGATCCAAAATCGAAGAGTCCGGGCCTAAACTGGACGAATCAGACTGGCGTTGGCTGCGTCAAAAAGGCACGTTGCGCCTCGGCTACTCGCGGCCGGATTATCCACCGTTTGACATCGTTTCTAATGTTACTTCCTCTCTAGAGGGCATCAGCGCCGATTTTGCTGTACTGATGTCTGACCTGCTGCGCGTTAAAATCGAAGTGCGGCGCTATGACTCCAGGGCGGAAGTGATACAGGCACTGAAGTCCAATGAGGTCGATCTTTTAGGCACTGCAAACGGCTATGAAGCATCGGACCCCGGATTGGAACTGTCTGTACCCTACGCCGAGGACCAACCCACGTTAGTAACCCGCAGCTCTGAAACCCAGAAACTTGCCCCAGACTTGGCGGGTAAGCGCGTCTCCATGCTGTACCACTACCTACCGGTTGAAACGGTTCAGGCTTACTATCCGAAAGCTGAAATTAAAGTGTACCCATCCATTATCAGTGCTGTTGGCGCTGTGGCGTTCGATCAAGCCGACGTTTTCCTTGGCGACTCGATCAGTGCTAATTATCTGATCAACAACGACTTCTTGAACAACGTTCAATTGGTTGGATTTTCATTGTTGGAAAGCAATAACTTTTCTTTTGCCGTTGCCCGCACCAACTCAAGATTATTGCGCGTGCTTAACGCTGCCCTGGCTGCTATCCCAGCCAATGAACGCATAACTATCATGCGTCGTTGGGGGGCCGGGGCGAGCGGGTTACACGCAAGCGAGCGGCCGCAGTTCACCGCTTTGGAACAAAGCTGGCTGGACGCACACCCGCGCCTCAAAGTCGTAATCAACGATGACTTTTTACCGCTTACGTTTCTAGACAACAATGGTACGTTTCAAGGTATTAGTGCTGATGTTTTGGCGAAAGTCAGCTTGCGCACCGGGCTGAAATTTGATGTGCAGATGGGGACGTCGGTAAGTGACCTTATCAATCAGGTAAAAACCGGAAAAGCCGACATTATTGCTGCGTTTACCTCAAGTGTTGAGCGCGAGGCCGAAGTGCACTTTACGCGTGCTTACGTGAGCACCCCGCTGGTGCTGGTCAGCCGAACAGATACCGTCGATGTACCCACGCTGGTAGAGCTGGCAGGCAAAAGCATTGCCATCGTTCGCGGTAATTTTGCCATAGACTATATCAGGACGAACTACCCGACCGTTCGCATTGTGGAAGCCGGTAACGCAACCGAGACCATGGAACAAGTAGCTCAAGGTAAGGTCGACGCTGCTGTACTACCGCTAATCAGCGCGCGCTACATGATTTCTCATTTATACCGCAATCAACTGCAAGTCACCTCGACCGTTGGTATTTATCCTGCGCGAATGAGCTTTTCGACCAATCGTGGTGCGGTGGAGCTAAACTCCATCCTGGAAAAAGCTTTGCTCAGCATTCCGCCGGAAGAGATGACGGAAGTGACTAACCGCTGGCGCAATGAAGCGGTGGTTAATGACAGCTTTTGGCTTAGAAATCGATCGGCGATAATCCCAGGTTTCTTCATCGCGGCTGCGTTATTAATAGTGGCACTGCTGTGGATTGCCAACCTGCGACGATTGATCCGCCAGCGTCAGTTAGCCGAGTTGGCGCTCAGCGACCAGAACGAATTCATGCGCGTTTTGCTAGACGGCACGCCGCACCCTATTTACGTGCGTGACCGCGCGGGGCGCCTGATTAGTTGCAACTCTGCTTACCTCGACATATTTAGAACCCGCCGCGAGGACTTGATCGGCAAAACGATACTTGAGGGCAGGTTGTTGTCGTCAGCTGACAGTCTCAGCTACCACAACGAATACCTTGAGCTGATGGCGGCCGGTGAATCGCGCTTAATGGATCGCTCGCTGACGCTGGCAGATGGCCGAGTATTGCTGAACTATCACTGGATGCTGCCCTATCGCGGTACCGACGGCTCGGTCATCGGTTTAATCGCTGGCTGGATCGACATCAGTGATCGTCACCGCCTGTTAGAGCAACTGCAGGACGCCAAAGGTCTCGCGGAAGACGCCAATAAAGCCAAAACCACATTTCTGGCAACCATGAGTCATGAAATTCGCACGCCAATGAACGCGGTCATCGGCATGCTGGAGTTGGCAATGAAAAAAGCCGCTCAAGGTGTGCTGGATCGTTTTGCGATTGAAGTCGCCTCCAATGCGGCTCGCGGCTTGCTGGACCTGATCGGGGACATTCTGGACATTGCCCGGATTGAATCCGGCCATCTGTCGTTAAACCCTGAACGCGCAAACTTGCGCGAACAGGTGGAATCGGTAGCGCGCATATTTGAAGGCTTGGCACGGCAGAAGCGTTTACACCTGTTGCTAAACCTGGATTTTGAAGCCAATCGCGATGTACTGATTGACCCGCTGCGCTTTAAACAGATTCTTTCTAACCTGTTAAGTAACTCCATCAAGTTCACCACTGAAGGCGAAGTGCGGCTTACCCTGCAAGTACTGTCGGGCAGCGAGCCAAACAACAGAAACATTCGTCTGATTGTTGAAGACACCGGCATGGGGATTTCTGTTGAAGATCAGCAGCGCCTGTTCAGTCCATTCGTTCAAGGCAGCAACAACAACCAGTCTGCTCGTGGCGGCTCCGGTCTGGGGCTGGTCATCAGCCGCACCCTGTGTGAAATGATGGGCGGTGAATTACGCCTGACAAGTGCGCTGGGTAAAGGGACGCGAATCGAAGTGTTGTTCAACCTGAAGACTCTGGAACCGCTGGTGCAATCCCAAGCGGCCATCTTGGAGTTGGCGCCCCAAACACAGATTCTCACTGTATTGGTGGTTGATGACTACCCAGCTAACCGTCTGTTGCTCTCCCAGCAATTGGGCTATCTCGGCCATAAAGTCCACGACGCCCAAGACGGCGCCCATGGTCTTCGAGCCTGGCGCAATAATCATTTTGATGTCGTTATTACCGACTGCAACATGCCGATCATGAATGGCTATGATTTGACCCGGGCTATTCGCGCAGAAGAGTTGGCGAGGGGAGGGCCGCCCTGTGTGATCTTCGGATTCACTGCGAACGCGCAGCCTGATGAAAAGGGCCGTTGCCTGGATGCTGGCATGGATGACTGTCTGTTTAAACCAATCAGTCTTGAAAGCTTGAGCCTGCGCCTCAGCTCAGTGCGACCCAATAAGCAGCTTACGATGATAGGCGATGCGTTTCCCTCGGTGGCCGGTGTCATCGACCTGACCAGTATCGAGCAACTCACCCGGGGCGACGCTAGCGCTATGAATGCATTGCTACGCGACCTGGCGGACAGTAATGATCAGGACTTGATCAGGCTGGCAGAAGTATCAGAGGCTCAAGACTGCCAAGGGCTGGATGATCTTGCGCACAGGGTCAAGGGAGGCGCGCGCATCATTAAAGCGTGGGCGTTGATTGAAGCATGTGAGCAACTGGAAGTTATTTGCCGTGAATCCGATACCGATTATCAAGCGTTGACGCTTGCCATAGAGGAACTGGATCACCAGATGCAGGAACTGGCAGCTACCCTGAAACAACACTGTTTTGAGGCGTAA
- a CDS encoding cysteine hydrolase family protein, which produces MSMSTVSLSAAPRFTLSSLFKSTVIGLGLVVAGNQLASAAETTVNQHPTIRAMSGAEPMDKINPKTTALLVIDFQNEYFTGRMPIPDGMAALKNAQRLIDFADKNHIQVVHVQHIAPDGAAVFALDGKTVGFHPLMKPRLQEKLVQKTTVSVFASTDLNAQLKKANIDTLIISGLMTHACIAGAARDAVPLGYNVVVASDATATRAIKRADGHTVSKDELQNSTLAEIEDTFGSVLTTSQIIALPID; this is translated from the coding sequence ATGAGTATGTCTACTGTTTCACTATCCGCCGCACCTCGATTCACGCTGTCGTCGTTGTTTAAATCCACCGTGATCGGCTTAGGCTTGGTGGTCGCTGGAAATCAATTGGCGTCAGCTGCCGAAACAACCGTCAACCAGCATCCAACGATCCGCGCCATGTCTGGTGCGGAGCCAATGGACAAAATCAACCCGAAAACTACCGCGTTACTGGTTATTGATTTTCAGAACGAATATTTTACCGGTCGTATGCCTATTCCCGACGGTATGGCTGCACTGAAAAACGCCCAACGCCTTATTGATTTCGCCGACAAGAACCACATCCAGGTGGTTCATGTTCAGCACATTGCTCCAGACGGCGCTGCGGTATTTGCCCTTGACGGCAAGACCGTAGGATTCCACCCGCTGATGAAGCCACGCCTGCAGGAAAAGTTGGTGCAAAAGACTACCGTCAGCGTGTTTGCCAGCACCGACCTGAACGCGCAGTTGAAGAAAGCTAACATTGACACGCTTATTATTAGCGGCCTGATGACCCATGCCTGTATCGCGGGCGCTGCACGTGATGCGGTGCCGTTGGGTTATAACGTCGTGGTAGCATCCGATGCGACCGCCACCCGTGCAATTAAGCGCGCCGATGGCCACACCGTGTCCAAGGATGAGCTGCAAAATTCTACACTCGCTGAAATCGAAGACACCTTTGGCTCAGTGCTGACGACCTCGCAGATCATCGCCTTGCCGATTGATTAA
- a CDS encoding LysR family transcriptional regulator produces the protein MNQLAAMRAFRCIVEAKGFSAAAERLDTTHSTISRQLQQLEIELGVQLINRNTRRFSLTTPGEQYYAACVDILERVQAASQAIAQGHQRPEGLLRVGVPLVVGTIDLPHWLPAFQKRYPDIELELCCDDQFVDVVAEGFDVAIRIASALSDTTLIARTLTVSKLMLVAAPGYVRTHGLPRSAEELKQHRLLTFVGATSDWELSSTRGATVTVAPTGQFKTNTIIALHAATVSGAGIACFTQATVRNDLATGLLVSILPNYSLGERHYYAVYPQSKYQAPKVRAFVDFLADYYQTSKN, from the coding sequence ATGAACCAGCTAGCTGCCATGCGCGCCTTTCGGTGCATCGTTGAGGCGAAGGGCTTCTCTGCCGCAGCAGAGCGCCTGGATACCACTCACTCGACAATTTCACGGCAGTTGCAGCAGTTGGAGATTGAACTGGGCGTTCAATTGATCAATCGCAATACCCGGCGTTTTAGCCTGACGACTCCCGGCGAGCAATACTACGCAGCGTGTGTCGATATCCTTGAGCGGGTGCAGGCAGCGTCTCAAGCCATTGCTCAAGGGCATCAACGGCCAGAAGGATTGCTGCGGGTCGGCGTGCCCTTAGTCGTGGGGACTATTGATTTGCCCCATTGGCTACCAGCCTTCCAAAAGCGTTATCCCGATATAGAACTTGAACTGTGTTGCGATGACCAGTTTGTGGATGTGGTGGCTGAAGGTTTTGATGTGGCGATCCGTATTGCCAGTGCTTTGAGCGATACCACGCTAATTGCGCGCACGTTAACTGTCTCAAAACTGATGCTGGTCGCAGCCCCCGGTTATGTCCGCACACACGGGCTGCCACGATCGGCTGAAGAACTCAAACAGCATCGATTGCTGACCTTTGTGGGTGCAACCTCGGACTGGGAATTAAGCTCAACCCGAGGCGCCACGGTGACGGTAGCCCCAACAGGCCAATTCAAGACCAACACCATCATCGCACTGCACGCCGCTACAGTATCTGGCGCAGGCATCGCCTGTTTCACCCAGGCCACCGTGCGCAACGACCTTGCGACCGGGCTGCTTGTCTCTATCCTCCCCAACTACAGCTTGGGCGAGCGACATTACTACGCGGTATACCCCCAGTCTAAATATCAAGCGCCCAAAGTCCGGGCTTTTGTCGATTTCCTTGCTGATTACTACCAAACATCTAAGAACTGA